The Gemmata palustris genome includes a region encoding these proteins:
- a CDS encoding ABC transporter ATP-binding protein: protein MHPAIRVEKLTKHFRLGGRPKGGLNLTEWLARALRGGRTSTAPEANDFWALRGVSFEVKRGEVVGIIGRNGAGKSTLLKILSRIADPTGGRVELRGRVGSLLEVGTGFHPELTGRENIFLNGSVLGMSRSEITRSFDAIVAFAGVEQFLDTPVKRYSSGMYVRLAFAVAAHLNPEILIIDEVLAVGDAEFQNRCLGKMREVSAGGRTVLFVSHNMTAVQNLCSRAIVLAEGQVVTDGPPAEAVRAYLTQRGDLAAEWTDARAPVANRRVALKAVRVRRADGTVAPALLPDQPFGIEIDYEVTAPASTQIAFRLNRDDGQTVLTTADNDTKRTFCTARRPGRYVARVEFPAHLLAPGRYHLLVAANQVGDRGHDLLESVLDFEVSAIGSLQQIENRLGVVMPLLEWTEERIGD, encoded by the coding sequence ATGCACCCGGCGATCCGCGTCGAAAAACTGACGAAACACTTCCGGTTGGGCGGTCGGCCGAAGGGCGGGCTGAACCTCACGGAGTGGCTCGCGCGCGCGCTGCGCGGGGGGCGCACTTCGACCGCACCCGAGGCGAACGACTTCTGGGCGCTGAGGGGCGTTTCGTTCGAGGTGAAGCGCGGCGAAGTGGTCGGTATCATCGGCCGCAACGGGGCCGGTAAAAGTACGCTCCTGAAGATCCTGTCGCGGATCGCGGACCCGACCGGCGGGCGCGTCGAGTTGCGCGGGCGCGTGGGCAGTCTTCTCGAGGTCGGCACCGGGTTCCACCCCGAACTGACCGGGCGCGAGAACATCTTCCTGAACGGCAGCGTGCTCGGCATGAGCCGCAGCGAGATCACCCGCAGTTTCGACGCGATCGTCGCGTTCGCGGGCGTCGAGCAGTTCCTCGACACGCCGGTGAAGCGGTACTCGAGCGGGATGTACGTCCGGCTCGCGTTCGCGGTCGCCGCGCACTTGAACCCCGAAATCCTCATCATCGACGAGGTGCTCGCGGTCGGCGACGCGGAGTTCCAGAATCGGTGCCTGGGGAAGATGCGCGAGGTCTCGGCCGGCGGGCGCACGGTGCTGTTCGTCAGCCACAACATGACCGCGGTGCAGAACCTGTGCTCCCGCGCCATCGTTCTCGCGGAGGGGCAGGTGGTCACGGACGGCCCGCCCGCGGAAGCCGTTCGCGCGTACCTGACCCAGCGCGGCGACCTCGCGGCCGAGTGGACGGACGCGCGCGCGCCGGTCGCGAACCGGCGCGTGGCACTCAAGGCGGTTCGCGTGCGCCGGGCCGACGGAACGGTCGCGCCCGCGCTCCTGCCGGATCAACCGTTCGGCATCGAGATCGACTACGAGGTGACCGCGCCCGCGAGCACTCAAATCGCGTTCCGCTTGAACCGCGACGACGGGCAAACGGTGCTCACCACCGCGGACAATGACACGAAGCGAACCTTCTGCACCGCGCGTCGGCCGGGGCGGTATGTTGCGCGCGTGGAGTTCCCCGCGCACTTGCTCGCGCCGGGCCGCTACCACTTGCTCGTTGCCGCGAACCAGGTCGGCGACCGCGGGCACGACCTGCTCGAATCGGTGCTCGATTTCGAGGTGTCCGCGATCGGCTCGCTCCAGCAGATCGAGAACCGCCTCGGCGTGGTGATGCCGCTACTGGAATGGACCGAGGAGCGGATCGGAGACTGA
- a CDS encoding FkbM family methyltransferase, whose protein sequence is MSALVQAYQSLVPAFVRGPLYHWRAWAAALVTSPAARGEWIAKRLVSCGRAVRTVRVPHGRLWVDLRDFGVGRRIFIHGRYEEPEAAVLRAVLQPGMTYLDVGGNLGYLATLAAKLVGETGRIIAIEPEPYNFALLQKNLKLNARERSTAVNVAAGGAPGTAKLFKSVGNLGDHRLYTDGDSSGRAFVEVPVVRLDDLFAANNWPAPDFIKIDVQGYEPHVVAGLDGLIRTNRPRAILTEYWPIGIRNAGGDPAAYLEWFRARGFECSLIGADCGLTPVAVERVDDHLPPLNPAVPDAQMLNLLFRR, encoded by the coding sequence ATGTCGGCGCTCGTGCAAGCGTACCAATCGCTGGTTCCCGCGTTCGTGCGCGGTCCGCTGTATCACTGGCGCGCGTGGGCCGCAGCGCTCGTCACGAGCCCCGCCGCGCGCGGCGAGTGGATCGCCAAGAGGCTCGTTTCGTGCGGCCGGGCCGTGCGAACGGTGCGCGTGCCGCACGGCCGATTGTGGGTCGATTTGCGCGACTTCGGGGTGGGGCGCCGAATCTTCATTCACGGCCGCTACGAGGAACCGGAAGCCGCGGTATTGCGGGCCGTGCTCCAACCCGGCATGACGTACCTCGATGTGGGCGGGAATCTCGGGTACCTCGCCACACTCGCGGCGAAGTTGGTCGGCGAGACGGGGCGCATCATCGCGATCGAGCCGGAGCCGTACAACTTCGCGCTGCTCCAGAAAAACTTGAAGTTGAACGCGCGCGAGCGGTCCACCGCAGTGAACGTCGCTGCGGGCGGCGCGCCGGGAACCGCCAAACTCTTCAAGTCGGTCGGTAACCTGGGCGACCACCGGCTCTACACTGACGGCGACTCCTCCGGGCGCGCGTTCGTGGAAGTGCCGGTCGTGCGGCTCGATGACCTCTTCGCGGCGAATAACTGGCCCGCGCCGGACTTCATCAAGATCGACGTGCAGGGCTACGAGCCGCACGTGGTCGCGGGCCTGGATGGACTCATCCGCACAAACCGGCCGCGAGCGATTCTCACGGAATATTGGCCCATCGGCATTCGCAATGCGGGGGGAGACCCGGCCGCGTACCTGGAATGGTTCCGCGCACGCGGGTTCGAGTGCTCTCTGATCGGCGCGGATTGTGGGTTGACTCCCGTGGCCGTAGAGCGCGTGGACGACCACCTCCCGCCACTGAACCCGGCCGTGCCCGATGCCCAGATGCTGAACCTCCTGTTCCGCCGGTGA
- a CDS encoding glycosyltransferase, whose protein sequence is MPIVSNWPNVRIENRYLDLYYGALAAHGVNLGPGCEVRDDFLRAHAGTIDAVQFQWAPEQIWRCRGSSLWARARGLAGFWKYLRLARSLGIRIVWTLHDVEHHEGSGRLDELGYRLLARHADLCIVHDEWAADQFVQRFGGSRERVCVMEHGNYDGVFPPAAPRTETLARFGIDPARRVVLCQGNIRPYKRFDLAIEAVKHLGAEYHLVVAGRPPDQAFADELRRAATGTSNVTLLLESQSDQVVSDLFAASDCFLLPYAKITGSGSLLTTATLGRGFVASELPYFRAALAQEPEAGVCFPVGSVEGLCDAVRAFFAGDVQERHRAARRIADRVPWSEVVRPVAEWFHRMCPARAPQTAEVSAR, encoded by the coding sequence ATGCCGATCGTTTCCAACTGGCCGAACGTGCGGATCGAGAACCGCTACCTCGATCTGTACTACGGCGCGCTCGCAGCGCACGGGGTGAATCTCGGTCCCGGGTGCGAAGTGCGCGACGATTTCTTGCGCGCGCACGCGGGCACGATCGACGCGGTTCAGTTCCAGTGGGCGCCGGAGCAAATCTGGCGCTGTCGCGGGTCGTCGCTGTGGGCACGGGCACGCGGACTGGCAGGTTTTTGGAAGTACCTGCGCCTCGCACGATCGCTCGGGATTCGCATCGTCTGGACGCTTCACGACGTGGAGCACCACGAGGGTAGCGGTCGGCTCGACGAACTCGGCTATCGGCTCCTCGCACGCCACGCGGATCTGTGCATCGTTCACGACGAGTGGGCCGCGGACCAGTTCGTACAGCGGTTCGGTGGCTCGCGCGAGCGCGTGTGCGTGATGGAGCACGGGAACTACGATGGCGTCTTCCCGCCTGCTGCACCACGAACGGAAACGCTCGCCCGCTTCGGGATCGACCCGGCGCGCCGCGTAGTGCTGTGCCAGGGGAACATTCGGCCGTACAAGCGCTTCGATCTGGCTATTGAAGCCGTAAAGCATCTCGGCGCGGAATATCACCTCGTCGTCGCCGGTCGGCCCCCCGATCAGGCCTTCGCGGACGAACTGCGCCGAGCCGCGACCGGCACTTCGAACGTGACGTTGCTTCTGGAGAGTCAGTCGGACCAAGTTGTCAGCGACTTGTTCGCTGCGTCCGATTGCTTCCTGCTGCCCTACGCGAAGATCACCGGGAGCGGGAGCTTACTCACCACGGCCACACTCGGGCGCGGGTTCGTGGCGTCGGAGCTACCATACTTTCGGGCCGCACTCGCGCAGGAGCCGGAAGCCGGAGTGTGCTTCCCGGTCGGCTCCGTCGAGGGATTGTGCGACGCGGTACGAGCGTTTTTCGCGGGTGATGTGCAAGAGCGCCACCGCGCGGCCCGGCGGATCGCGGACCGCGTGCCGTGGAGCGAAGTCGTGCGCCCGGTCGCGGAGTGGTTCCACCGGATGTGCCCCGCCCGCGCGCCGCAAACTGCGGAGGTTAGTGCGCGATGA
- a CDS encoding glycosyltransferase, which produces MNQPCSLTVIVPTYNRSGYVRECLVALQRSGVPDLEIIVSDDGSTDDTREVVAATNPEAKYLWQPNSGTPATARNAAFAVSRGRYVGFLDCDDEWLPDAPARAVRFLDAHPEVDALFAESRMGNPQEGYVSWIESAGQEAFFRLPHSEPEPGFRVLECGPFFRRMAVRNPVFIGATIVRREAFAAIGGFNPQLCGAADWELWLRMAHRFTWAYMAEPLAKYTRHLDNMSSNHDKMIAEFVQSLRNVLAKCALSPSDRRFMRAQLRTHLFSHAYLAYDRGDIAEARKRFWRSVRAGDVRPATLALATFCTLPGALARRVRRLKHTAAPGGRV; this is translated from the coding sequence ATGAACCAGCCCTGCTCACTGACCGTCATCGTCCCGACGTACAACCGCTCCGGGTACGTTCGCGAGTGCCTCGTCGCGCTTCAGCGAAGCGGCGTGCCGGATCTGGAGATCATCGTTTCCGACGACGGCTCCACGGACGACACGCGCGAAGTTGTTGCCGCCACGAACCCCGAAGCGAAATACTTGTGGCAGCCGAACAGCGGAACGCCCGCGACCGCGCGCAACGCCGCCTTTGCGGTGAGCCGCGGGCGCTACGTGGGTTTCCTCGATTGCGACGATGAGTGGCTCCCCGACGCACCGGCCCGCGCGGTCCGGTTCCTGGATGCGCACCCAGAGGTAGATGCGCTGTTCGCCGAATCCAGAATGGGCAACCCGCAGGAGGGTTACGTTTCGTGGATCGAATCCGCGGGGCAAGAGGCGTTCTTCCGGTTGCCGCATTCGGAACCGGAGCCGGGCTTTCGCGTTCTGGAGTGCGGGCCGTTCTTTCGCCGCATGGCCGTTCGTAACCCGGTGTTCATTGGTGCGACGATTGTGCGCCGCGAAGCGTTCGCCGCGATCGGCGGTTTCAATCCTCAGCTTTGCGGCGCTGCGGACTGGGAGTTGTGGTTGCGGATGGCGCACCGGTTCACCTGGGCGTACATGGCCGAACCTCTCGCGAAGTACACGCGGCACCTCGATAACATGTCGAGCAATCACGACAAGATGATCGCCGAATTCGTGCAGTCGCTCCGCAACGTGTTGGCGAAGTGTGCCCTCTCGCCTTCCGATCGGCGCTTCATGCGAGCCCAACTCCGCACCCACCTTTTTAGCCACGCCTATCTCGCCTACGATCGCGGTGACATCGCGGAAGCGCGTAAGCGATTCTGGCGGTCCGTGCGCGCGGGCGATGTGCGTCCGGCAACGCTCGCGCTCGCAACCTTCTGCACACTCCCCGGCGCGCTCGCCCGCCGGGTGCGCAGGCTGAAGCACACGGCCGCACCGGGGGGCCGCGTATGA